A genomic region of Lysinibacillus sp. 2017 contains the following coding sequences:
- a CDS encoding enoyl-CoA hydratase yields MNFETIKLEIADRKATLLLNRPHAMNAMDFTMMRELAECFEALHNETDVQILVIKGEGKVFSAGGDVKMMAASEDFSDFGTVMGDIARLVKAYYTLPMITIAQIHGASAGLGFSLALGSDIIVAEESSKLAMNFIGIGLIPDGAGHFFMKQRLGTVKAKQMIWEGKVLNGEEALALSLIDYNVPDGAAAVTVDQLVGKLLASPILAMIETKQILHNANLPELDRILEGESAGQVKMRQTKDHFEGIKAFVEKRAPQFTGK; encoded by the coding sequence ATGAATTTTGAAACAATAAAATTAGAAATTGCTGATCGTAAAGCGACGTTATTATTAAATCGTCCACATGCGATGAATGCAATGGATTTCACAATGATGCGCGAATTAGCTGAATGCTTTGAGGCATTACATAACGAGACTGATGTTCAGATTCTTGTTATTAAAGGGGAAGGGAAAGTATTTTCAGCAGGTGGCGACGTAAAAATGATGGCAGCTTCTGAGGATTTTTCCGATTTTGGAACAGTTATGGGCGATATTGCACGTTTAGTAAAAGCTTATTATACGTTACCAATGATTACGATTGCGCAAATTCACGGTGCATCTGCTGGATTAGGCTTTAGTTTGGCCCTTGGTTCAGACATCATTGTTGCGGAAGAGTCAAGCAAACTAGCGATGAACTTTATTGGTATTGGGCTGATTCCAGATGGGGCTGGGCATTTCTTCATGAAGCAACGTCTTGGTACAGTAAAGGCGAAGCAAATGATTTGGGAAGGGAAAGTTCTAAATGGTGAAGAAGCACTTGCACTAAGTCTAATCGATTATAATGTACCCGACGGCGCAGCTGCTGTAACAGTGGATCAATTAGTAGGGAAATTATTAGCTTCACCAATTTTAGCGATGATTGAAACAAAGCAAATTTTACACAATGCCAATTTACCTGAACTAGATCGTATTCTAGAAGGTGAATCAGCGGGACAAGTAAAAATGCGTCAAACAAAAGATCACTTCGAAGGAATTAAAGCCTTTGTCGAAAAGCGAGCACCACAATTCACAGGTAAATAA
- a CDS encoding FAD-binding dehydrogenase gives MHYDVIVIGAGLAGLTATCELIDAGKKVLLVDQEPENSIGGQAFWSFGGLFLVDSPEQRRMGIKDNKELAWQDWCGAAGFDRLEDEDSWGYKWAKAYVDFAASEKYNWLKSNGIQFFPVVGWAERGGALAGGHGNSVPRFHIVWGTGPGLVEPFVNKVLTAVEAGQIDFKPRHQVTELMTKKGSVIGIRGNVLENSVIRRGEASSREAIGAFEYKADAVVVASGGIGANLDLVKKNWPARLGNPPQNMVAGVPAYVDGKMLEIAEQAGGRVVNRDRMWHYTEGLRNWDPIWKNHGIRILPGPSSMWFDAKGNRFAAPNFPGFDTLSTLEAIQKSGYDYSWFILTEKIIEKEFALSGSEQNPDLTNKSVADILKRVLPGPPAPVQAFKEHGEDFVIAEGLKELVDGMNQLVGNDLLDFMHIKEQVLARDREIENSFSKDAQVTAIHGARNYLGDKLIRAAKPHKILDPAAGPLIAVRLNILTRKTLGGLQTNLNGQVLNDFGDPIDGLFAAGEVSGFGGGGVHGYRSLEGTFVGGCLFSGRQVGKYLSK, from the coding sequence ATGCATTATGATGTCATCGTGATTGGAGCTGGATTAGCTGGTTTAACGGCTACATGTGAATTAATAGATGCGGGTAAAAAGGTGTTGCTTGTAGATCAAGAACCGGAGAATTCAATTGGTGGGCAAGCATTTTGGTCATTCGGAGGCTTATTTTTAGTTGATTCACCAGAACAACGCCGAATGGGCATTAAAGATAATAAAGAACTGGCCTGGCAAGATTGGTGCGGTGCAGCTGGTTTTGATCGTTTAGAAGATGAAGATAGTTGGGGCTATAAATGGGCAAAAGCCTATGTAGACTTTGCTGCTAGTGAAAAATACAATTGGCTAAAATCAAACGGTATTCAATTTTTTCCTGTAGTCGGTTGGGCTGAAAGAGGAGGAGCATTAGCGGGTGGTCATGGTAATTCAGTACCTCGATTTCATATCGTTTGGGGGACAGGGCCTGGGTTAGTAGAGCCATTTGTCAACAAAGTTTTAACTGCGGTAGAGGCGGGACAGATAGACTTTAAGCCGCGTCATCAGGTCACTGAACTCATGACAAAAAAAGGTTCTGTTATTGGAATTCGCGGAAATGTATTAGAGAATAGTGTGATTCGCCGAGGGGAGGCAAGTTCTCGCGAAGCAATCGGAGCTTTTGAATATAAAGCAGATGCAGTCGTAGTAGCTAGTGGTGGTATCGGAGCCAATTTAGACCTTGTAAAGAAAAATTGGCCTGCACGCTTAGGAAATCCACCGCAAAACATGGTCGCGGGTGTACCAGCTTATGTTGATGGAAAAATGTTGGAAATTGCAGAACAAGCGGGTGGCCGTGTTGTGAATCGTGACCGTATGTGGCATTACACAGAAGGGTTACGTAACTGGGATCCAATTTGGAAAAATCACGGCATTCGAATTTTACCGGGTCCTTCATCGATGTGGTTTGATGCAAAAGGCAATCGTTTCGCAGCACCGAACTTCCCAGGATTTGATACATTAAGTACATTAGAAGCCATTCAAAAATCAGGCTATGATTATTCATGGTTTATTTTAACCGAGAAAATTATAGAGAAGGAATTTGCTTTATCGGGCTCTGAGCAAAATCCAGATTTAACAAATAAAAGCGTGGCAGATATTTTAAAGCGTGTGTTACCAGGACCACCAGCACCAGTACAAGCATTCAAAGAGCACGGAGAGGATTTTGTCATCGCAGAAGGATTAAAAGAACTAGTTGATGGTATGAATCAGTTAGTAGGGAATGATTTGCTTGATTTTATGCATATAAAAGAGCAAGTTTTAGCGAGAGATCGTGAAATTGAAAATTCATTTTCAAAAGATGCACAAGTGACAGCGATACATGGTGCACGTAATTATTTAGGTGACAAATTAATTCGTGCCGCAAAGCCTCATAAAATTTTGGATCCAGCTGCAGGTCCGCTTATTGCCGTGCGACTCAATATTTTAACGCGCAAAACATTAGGTGGCTTACAAACGAATTTGAATGGACAAGTATTAAATGATTTTGGCGATCCGATTGATGGGTTGTTTGCCGCAGGAGAGGTGAGTGGATTTGGCGGTGGTGGAGTCCATGGCTATCGTTCACTAGAGGGAACCTTTGTTGGAGGCTGCCTATTTTCTGGGCGGCAGGTCGGAAAATATTTGAGTAAATAG
- the serA gene encoding phosphoglycerate dehydrogenase: MATEVIEKATKAINVFIADPLSDDGIFPLREETELDLNIIIDTGLTPEQLISKIADVEVLLVRSQTTVTREVIEAAKSLKIIGRAGVGVDNIDLNAATEHGIIVVNAPDGNTNSAAEHTIAMMTSLARYIPQAFNTLKNGKWDRKSYVGVELKNKTLGVIGMGRIGAEVAYRAKGQRMNVIAYDPFLSEERANELGVTKGTVDDVCAAADFITVHTPLLPETKNLISKERFAIMKEGVRIINCARGGIINEDDLYDAIVDGKVAGAALDVFIQEPATDHKLLTLPQVIATPHLGASTVEAQESVAVDVSNDIIKFFKTGTVTNPVNMPSIPKEKLAEVEPFFALAEKLGKFLIQVTEENIQELNISYAGEVANFDVRPLTANAIKGLLSTNHGSHVNDVNARYLAERIGIKINEHKTTTAKGFTNLITVEIVTETEKHLVAGTLLNGLGARIVKVEGFVVDVIPNGNLLYIKNQDKPGSIGRVATKLAEKEINIATMQVGRDHVGGSAVMMLAVDNEVTTEDLIFVAQLENIDEVKSISL, translated from the coding sequence ATGGCAACAGAAGTAATCGAAAAAGCAACAAAAGCTATTAACGTATTTATTGCAGATCCACTAAGCGATGATGGTATTTTCCCATTACGTGAAGAAACGGAATTAGATTTAAATATTATTATCGATACAGGCCTAACACCAGAACAATTAATTTCAAAAATTGCTGATGTAGAAGTACTTCTTGTTCGTTCTCAAACGACTGTAACGCGTGAAGTGATTGAAGCGGCGAAAAGCTTGAAAATAATCGGACGTGCAGGTGTTGGGGTTGATAATATTGACTTAAATGCAGCAACTGAACACGGCATTATCGTTGTCAACGCACCTGATGGAAACACAAACTCTGCTGCTGAGCACACGATTGCGATGATGACTTCACTTGCTCGCTATATTCCACAAGCGTTTAACACACTTAAAAATGGTAAATGGGATCGTAAGTCTTATGTGGGTGTTGAGCTGAAAAATAAAACGTTAGGTGTTATCGGTATGGGACGTATCGGTGCAGAAGTAGCATATCGTGCGAAAGGTCAACGTATGAATGTTATCGCTTATGATCCGTTTTTATCAGAAGAACGTGCGAATGAGCTTGGCGTAACAAAAGGGACGGTAGACGACGTATGTGCGGCTGCTGATTTTATCACAGTACACACACCATTACTTCCAGAAACGAAGAACCTGATTAGTAAAGAACGCTTTGCCATTATGAAAGAAGGCGTACGCATTATTAACTGTGCACGTGGTGGCATTATTAACGAAGATGATTTATATGATGCGATCGTAGACGGTAAAGTCGCAGGTGCGGCACTGGACGTGTTCATCCAAGAGCCTGCAACTGATCATAAATTACTAACATTACCACAAGTCATTGCCACGCCACACTTAGGTGCCTCTACTGTGGAAGCACAAGAGTCAGTAGCAGTTGACGTTTCAAATGACATTATAAAATTCTTTAAAACAGGCACAGTAACAAATCCTGTGAACATGCCTTCAATTCCAAAAGAAAAACTTGCTGAAGTAGAGCCGTTCTTCGCTTTGGCAGAAAAACTAGGTAAATTCTTAATCCAAGTAACAGAAGAAAACATTCAAGAATTAAATATTTCTTACGCAGGTGAAGTGGCAAACTTTGATGTTCGTCCATTAACTGCCAACGCAATTAAGGGCTTGTTGTCAACAAATCATGGCTCACACGTAAACGATGTGAATGCGCGCTATTTAGCAGAACGTATCGGCATTAAAATTAACGAACATAAAACAACAACAGCAAAAGGCTTCACGAACTTAATTACGGTTGAAATCGTAACTGAAACAGAAAAACATCTTGTAGCAGGTACATTATTAAACGGTCTTGGTGCACGTATTGTAAAAGTAGAAGGCTTCGTAGTAGATGTCATTCCAAACGGTAACTTACTATACATTAAAAACCAAGATAAACCTGGTTCAATCGGTCGTGTAGCGACAAAATTAGCTGAAAAAGAAATTAATATCGCAACAATGCAAGTTGGTCGTGATCACGTCGGCGGTTCGGCTGTAATGATGTTAGCAGTAGATAATGAAGTAACGACAGAAGATTTAATCTTTGTGGCGCAACTTGAAAATATCGATGAAGTAAAATCTATTTCTCTATAA